One window from the genome of Actinoplanes teichomyceticus ATCC 31121 encodes:
- the asnB gene encoding asparagine synthase (glutamine-hydrolyzing) has product MCGFAGFSRAGLGVRESQDLALGMLAALRHRGPDGAAIGRHGELMLGHCALPFTDPAGGRQPLVTASGHVALVFNGEIYNFAELRRELLAGGAVLRTGSDTEVLAELLEREGVEALRRIRGMYAFAMHDRRTGRTVLARDPLGKKPLYYFHDGAGLIFASELGALRCHPRCPSEADPGAVADYLVLQAFPAPGTVLAGVRKVPPGAYLEWHAGTARTVVHWRPELPAERDRRPVPVVQRDLERVLRAAVAQRVHGTRSPLGVLLSGGLDSAVVAALAKQETGRAPATFSVGFTDPAFDETDAAAAVARHLGTEHHHWRLSPDDLVEGLHAGYARVDEPLADSSLLPTMLVCRMAGRHVRGVLTGDGADEMLLGYRYFQAERLLGWLGAVPRPALARLTAVLQRLPVRHGNLPATTVARRLGHALGCPPQRRFLLAGAPFQPAQVAGILAVAGEARPFARVDAAVAAHPGLGSLERSQLGIITHFLGDVILTKVDRASMLASIEARSPFLDEAVVQFCASLPVDRKLRRFTGKHLLRRVAAGMLPAATAYGVKTGFRAPIGSLLINELRPMLLDTLSRPRLDRHGLFRPAAVQRLVSEHLAGHADHARKLWALLCFQIWQDATPRPATGSRHGMHVTVTEGLS; this is encoded by the coding sequence ATGTGTGGTTTCGCAGGATTCAGCCGCGCCGGGCTGGGCGTGCGGGAGAGCCAGGACCTCGCGCTGGGGATGCTGGCCGCGCTCCGGCACCGGGGGCCCGACGGCGCGGCGATCGGCCGGCACGGCGAGCTGATGCTCGGCCACTGCGCCCTGCCGTTCACCGATCCGGCCGGCGGCCGGCAACCGCTGGTCACCGCCTCGGGCCACGTCGCGCTGGTCTTCAACGGGGAGATCTACAACTTCGCCGAGCTGCGCCGGGAGCTGCTCGCCGGCGGGGCCGTGCTGCGTACCGGCTCCGACACCGAGGTGCTCGCCGAGCTGCTGGAACGCGAGGGCGTCGAGGCGTTGCGACGGATCCGCGGGATGTACGCCTTCGCCATGCACGACCGGCGCACCGGCCGGACCGTTCTGGCCCGCGACCCGCTCGGCAAGAAACCGCTCTACTACTTCCACGACGGCGCCGGCCTGATCTTCGCCTCCGAGCTCGGCGCGCTGCGCTGCCATCCGCGCTGCCCGTCCGAAGCGGACCCCGGGGCGGTCGCCGACTACCTGGTGCTGCAGGCCTTCCCGGCGCCCGGCACGGTGCTCGCCGGCGTCCGCAAGGTCCCGCCCGGGGCCTATCTGGAGTGGCACGCCGGCACGGCCCGCACCGTCGTGCACTGGCGGCCGGAACTGCCCGCCGAGCGCGACCGGCGGCCGGTCCCGGTGGTGCAGCGCGATCTTGAGCGGGTCCTGCGCGCGGCGGTCGCCCAGCGCGTCCACGGGACCCGGTCCCCGCTGGGCGTGCTGCTCAGCGGGGGGCTCGACTCGGCCGTCGTGGCCGCGCTGGCCAAACAGGAGACCGGCCGGGCGCCGGCCACGTTCTCGGTCGGCTTCACCGATCCGGCGTTCGACGAGACCGACGCGGCCGCGGCCGTGGCCCGGCACCTGGGCACCGAGCACCACCACTGGCGGCTGAGCCCGGACGACCTGGTCGAGGGCCTGCACGCCGGGTACGCACGCGTCGACGAGCCGCTGGCCGACTCCTCGCTGCTGCCCACCATGCTGGTCTGCCGGATGGCGGGGCGCCACGTACGCGGTGTGCTGACCGGTGACGGCGCCGACGAGATGCTGCTCGGCTACCGCTACTTCCAGGCGGAACGGCTGCTGGGCTGGCTCGGCGCCGTGCCCCGGCCGGCGCTCGCCCGGCTCACCGCCGTGCTGCAACGCCTGCCCGTACGGCACGGCAACCTGCCGGCGACGACCGTGGCCCGGCGGCTCGGCCACGCCCTGGGCTGCCCCCCGCAGCGGCGGTTCCTGCTGGCCGGGGCGCCGTTCCAGCCCGCACAGGTGGCCGGGATCCTGGCCGTCGCGGGGGAGGCCCGGCCGTTCGCCCGGGTCGACGCGGCGGTGGCGGCGCACCCCGGCCTCGGCTCGCTGGAGCGCAGCCAGCTCGGCATCATCACGCACTTCCTCGGCGACGTGATCCTCACCAAGGTGGACCGGGCCTCGATGCTGGCCTCCATCGAAGCGCGTTCGCCGTTTCTGGACGAGGCCGTCGTCCAGTTCTGCGCCAGCCTCCCGGTCGATCGCAAACTGCGCCGGTTCACCGGCAAGCACCTGCTGCGCCGGGTCGCCGCCGGGATGCTGCCGGCCGCGACGGCGTACGGGGTCAAGACCGGTTTCCGGGCGCCGATCGGCAGCCTGCTGATCAACGAGCTGCGCCCGATGCTGCTCGACACGCTCAGCCGGCCGCGGCTCGACCGGCACGGGCTGTTCCGCCCGGCGGCGGTCCAGCGGCTGGTCAGCGAGCACCTCGCCGGCCACGCCGACCACGCGCGCAAGTTGTGGGCGCTGCTCTGCTTCCAGATCTGGCAGGACGCCACGCCACGGCCGGCGACCGGCAGCCGGCACGGCATGCATGTCACCGTCACGGAGGGACTCTCATGA
- a CDS encoding NAD-dependent epimerase/dehydratase family protein, whose product MTGSAGFIGSHLMRHLAASGRHVVGVDRRPAAAGAASGARVRHVVGDLRTLDLEPLLDGISAVVHLAAIPGVRPSWQEFDSYVECNVLATRRLLEACRATGLPRIVVASSSSVYGDSAHERMSESQAPAPASPYAVTKLAAEQLALAYAQRPGSRLSAVALRFFTVYGPGQRPDMLISRLIDAALNGTEISIYGDGSARRDFVFVDDVVRAIGRAMDTGVGSGVFNVGTGRNVSVAELIAQASALAERSPVVVHRDRQPGDVGVTLADVSRTAEVLGFRASTDLAEGLRRSIEDRRSQMVAVGA is encoded by the coding sequence GTGACGGGATCCGCTGGTTTCATCGGCAGCCATCTGATGCGTCACCTGGCCGCCTCCGGCCGGCACGTGGTCGGCGTCGACCGGCGTCCGGCCGCGGCGGGCGCGGCGTCCGGCGCGCGGGTCCGGCACGTCGTCGGCGACCTGCGGACCCTCGACCTGGAGCCGCTGCTCGACGGGATCTCCGCGGTCGTCCACCTGGCCGCCATCCCCGGGGTACGCCCGTCCTGGCAGGAGTTCGACAGCTACGTCGAGTGCAACGTGCTCGCCACCCGGCGCCTGCTCGAAGCGTGCCGGGCGACCGGCCTGCCGCGGATCGTGGTCGCCTCCTCGTCGTCGGTCTACGGCGACAGCGCGCACGAGCGCATGTCGGAGAGCCAGGCGCCCGCGCCGGCCTCGCCGTACGCCGTGACCAAGCTGGCCGCCGAGCAGCTCGCGCTGGCCTACGCCCAGCGGCCGGGCAGCCGGTTGTCCGCGGTCGCGTTGCGTTTCTTCACCGTCTACGGGCCCGGTCAGCGGCCGGACATGCTGATCTCCCGGCTGATCGACGCGGCCCTCAACGGCACCGAGATCAGCATCTACGGGGACGGCAGCGCGCGCCGGGACTTCGTCTTCGTCGACGACGTCGTCCGCGCCATCGGCCGGGCCATGGACACCGGCGTCGGCAGCGGCGTCTTCAACGTCGGGACCGGCCGCAACGTCTCGGTCGCCGAGCTGATCGCCCAGGCCTCCGCGCTGGCCGAGCGGTCGCCGGTGGTGGTCCACCGGGACCGGCAGCCCGGTGACGTCGGCGTCACCCTGGCCGACGTGTCGCGCACCGCCGAGGTGCTCGGCTTCCGGGCGTCCACCGACCTCGCCGAGGGGCTGCGCCGCAGCATCGAGGACCGTCGCTCGCAGATGGTCGCGGTCGGGGCCTGA
- a CDS encoding ABC transporter ATP-binding protein has translation MALLLPLDVARQLLTPEILRRFIDAATGHVPQSAGRLVAVYFALVAAGLGTATLLTNVSAKLAWTSTNALRDRIVRNILHQRASFFHDAAPGELVDRIDNDTTRLGSIMSNLLLDLAAQTLLAVGIVAALFHLDWRFGALFLPFAATMLALLRRQAGRALPHIEAQRRTEARILGAVDEWTTGAEDLRTGGAVTHVRRALWDLARLEYRTGRAAAAAGVRWPATVQALSVVSILLALALGIWLHHRGSATVGTVFAALSYATLIRFPLTQIASRIQEAQAAVVSLRRVRALLENPPDHRGGAELAGTGPYDLVFEHVTFAYGDGPRVLDDVSFRLPPGKTLGVVGRTGSGKSTLIKLAFHHVAPTAGQIRIGGQDLHALDRRALRRAVAYVPQGITLFTGTLRDNLTLFAPGHDDAVLVAALREAGLGPLLESLPDGLDSHLDAGRNGLSVGEGQMLNLARAFLTEPAVVLLDEPSAQIDPHTEQTLREALHRFARGRTAIIVSHRLAALHHVDRILVLENGRAVEYGEPARLLADADSVFAGLVAQGQPPA, from the coding sequence TTGGCGCTCCTGCTGCCGCTCGACGTCGCACGCCAGTTGCTGACCCCGGAGATCCTGCGCCGGTTCATCGACGCGGCGACCGGCCACGTCCCGCAGTCGGCGGGCCGTCTGGTGGCGGTCTACTTCGCCCTGGTGGCGGCCGGGCTGGGCACGGCCACCCTGCTGACCAACGTCAGCGCCAAGCTGGCCTGGACGTCCACCAACGCCCTGCGGGACCGGATCGTGCGCAACATCCTGCACCAGCGGGCGTCCTTCTTCCACGACGCCGCGCCCGGCGAGCTGGTCGACCGGATCGACAACGACACCACCCGGCTGGGCTCGATCATGTCGAACCTGCTGCTCGACCTGGCCGCGCAGACCCTTCTCGCGGTCGGCATCGTGGCGGCCCTGTTCCATCTGGACTGGCGGTTCGGCGCCCTCTTCCTGCCGTTCGCCGCGACGATGCTGGCCCTGCTGCGACGGCAGGCCGGGCGGGCGCTGCCGCACATCGAGGCGCAGCGCCGGACCGAGGCCCGCATCCTGGGCGCCGTCGACGAGTGGACCACCGGCGCCGAGGACCTGCGTACCGGCGGGGCCGTCACGCACGTGCGCCGCGCCCTGTGGGACCTGGCCCGGCTGGAGTACCGCACCGGGCGGGCCGCGGCCGCCGCCGGGGTCCGGTGGCCGGCCACCGTGCAGGCCCTGTCGGTGGTGAGCATCCTGCTCGCGCTCGCGCTCGGCATCTGGTTGCACCATCGCGGTTCCGCGACGGTGGGGACCGTGTTCGCCGCGCTCAGCTATGCCACGCTGATCCGCTTCCCGCTCACCCAGATCGCCAGCCGGATCCAGGAGGCGCAGGCCGCGGTGGTCAGCCTGCGCCGGGTACGCGCGCTGCTGGAGAACCCGCCCGACCACCGCGGTGGCGCCGAGCTGGCCGGGACCGGCCCCTACGACCTCGTCTTCGAGCACGTGACCTTCGCCTACGGCGACGGCCCCCGGGTTCTGGACGACGTCTCGTTCCGGCTGCCACCGGGAAAGACGCTCGGCGTCGTCGGGCGCACCGGCAGCGGCAAGTCGACACTGATCAAGCTGGCCTTCCACCACGTCGCCCCGACGGCGGGACAGATCCGGATCGGCGGGCAGGACCTGCACGCGCTCGACCGGCGGGCACTGCGCCGGGCGGTGGCCTACGTCCCGCAGGGCATCACCCTGTTCACCGGAACCCTGCGCGACAACCTCACCCTCTTCGCCCCGGGGCACGACGACGCCGTCCTGGTCGCGGCGCTGCGGGAGGCGGGGCTGGGCCCGCTGCTGGAGTCCCTGCCCGACGGTCTCGACTCGCACCTCGACGCCGGGCGCAACGGCCTGTCGGTCGGCGAGGGCCAGATGCTCAACCTCGCGCGCGCCTTCCTCACCGAACCGGCCGTCGTGCTGCTGGACGAGCCGTCCGCCCAGATCGACCCGCACACCGAGCAGACCCTGCGCGAAGCGCTGCACCGGTTCGCCCGGGGCCGGACCGCGATCATCGTCTCGCACCGCCTGGCGGCGTTGCACCACGTCGACCGGATCCTGGTGCTGGAGAACGGCCGGGCGGTCGAGTACGGCGAGCCCGCGCGACTGCTCGCCGACGCGGACTCGGTCTTCGCCGGCCTGGTCGCCCAAGGACAGCCCCCGGCATGA
- a CDS encoding ABC transporter ATP-binding protein, which translates to MITLRRFIRLLRGQHRAYLSLVGAWTLLRIGTLAVGLLLQRVFDVISGEGRAGLNPWSVIAAIGGIEAARQTIQFTAVISRLEPGIVFRTKALLRDQLLTARLRAPAGHADDGQVLTTMGNDVEEVSTFAAWSPANIARWLFAVAAIVILITVDVVLGSAVLLLLLLLAVVVRLLHGRYRTYRHAGVAATARVRGGLRDAVAGVAVIQAAHAEEHVRAHLFRLGQARRQAAVVEETYGSLQQNIVANVAPLGTGLVLLVAAQGLRDGTLTVGDIALFGYYLQMLTEALASLGMLVVRLQRLGISLDRMYRSSPDGLVGRRVDLAAEQPSGPPPGADPPPAGELRELTVRSLSYRAGEGGPQVTGVSFTVTPGSLTVVTGRVGAGKTTLLRALLGLVGPVEGEILWNGRAIPPDALAPPRCAYVPQVPRLFTGTLRDNILLGVSGTGADLARVVRLARLEADLETMPQGLGTSIGPGGLRLSGGQLQRVAIARALVRRPAIVVLDDGSSALDGRTEGELFDELRRDGATVVAVSHRRRLLESADRIVLLEQGAMTGSGSLAQLLAGSPVMRSLWAGHAEPRA; encoded by the coding sequence ATGATCACCCTGCGACGGTTCATCCGGCTCCTGCGCGGGCAGCACCGCGCCTACCTGTCGCTGGTCGGCGCGTGGACGCTGCTGCGGATCGGCACGCTCGCGGTCGGCCTGCTGCTGCAGCGCGTCTTCGACGTCATCTCCGGCGAGGGCCGCGCCGGCCTCAATCCGTGGAGCGTGATCGCGGCCATCGGCGGGATCGAGGCGGCCCGCCAGACCATCCAGTTCACCGCGGTCATCTCCCGGCTGGAACCCGGCATCGTCTTCCGCACCAAGGCGCTGCTCCGCGACCAGCTGCTGACCGCCCGGCTGCGCGCCCCGGCCGGCCACGCCGACGACGGTCAGGTGCTCACCACCATGGGCAACGACGTGGAGGAGGTGAGCACGTTCGCCGCGTGGTCACCCGCGAACATCGCCCGGTGGCTGTTCGCGGTGGCGGCCATCGTCATCCTGATCACCGTCGACGTCGTCCTGGGCTCGGCGGTGCTGCTGCTCCTGCTGCTGCTGGCCGTGGTCGTCCGGTTGCTGCACGGGCGGTACCGCACCTACCGGCACGCCGGCGTGGCGGCGACCGCGCGGGTGCGCGGCGGCCTCCGCGACGCCGTCGCCGGCGTGGCCGTCATCCAGGCGGCGCACGCCGAGGAGCATGTCCGTGCCCACCTCTTCCGCCTCGGCCAGGCCCGGCGCCAGGCGGCCGTGGTGGAGGAGACCTACGGGTCCCTGCAGCAGAACATCGTCGCCAACGTCGCGCCGCTGGGCACCGGGCTGGTCCTGCTGGTGGCGGCCCAGGGCCTGCGCGACGGCACGCTGACCGTGGGCGACATCGCGCTCTTCGGCTACTACCTGCAGATGCTCACCGAAGCGCTCGCCTCGCTGGGCATGCTGGTGGTCCGCCTCCAGCGCCTCGGCATCTCCCTGGACCGGATGTATCGCAGCAGCCCGGACGGGCTGGTCGGCCGGCGGGTCGATCTGGCGGCCGAGCAGCCGTCCGGCCCGCCGCCCGGCGCCGATCCGCCGCCGGCCGGGGAACTGCGCGAACTCACCGTACGGTCGCTGTCCTACCGGGCCGGCGAGGGCGGCCCCCAGGTGACGGGCGTGTCGTTCACCGTGACCCCCGGTTCGTTGACCGTCGTCACCGGACGGGTGGGCGCGGGCAAGACGACCCTGCTCCGCGCCCTTCTCGGGCTGGTCGGCCCGGTCGAGGGCGAGATCCTCTGGAACGGCCGGGCGATCCCCCCGGACGCCCTGGCGCCGCCGCGGTGCGCTTACGTGCCGCAGGTCCCCCGCCTGTTCACCGGCACCCTGCGGGACAACATCCTGCTCGGCGTGAGCGGCACCGGGGCGGACCTGGCACGGGTGGTCCGGCTGGCCCGGCTGGAGGCCGACCTGGAGACGATGCCCCAGGGGCTGGGCACCTCGATCGGGCCCGGCGGGCTGCGCCTGTCCGGTGGGCAGTTGCAGCGGGTCGCCATCGCCCGGGCGCTGGTCCGCCGGCCCGCGATCGTCGTGCTCGACGACGGGTCCAGCGCACTCGACGGTCGTACCGAAGGGGAGCTCTTCGACGAGTTGCGGCGCGACGGCGCGACCGTGGTGGCGGTGTCCCACCGCCGGCGGCTGCTGGAGTCGGCGGACCGGATCGTCCTGCTCGAGCAGGGCGCCATGACCGGGTCGGGAAGCCTGGCGCAGCTGCTCGCCGGCAGCCCGGTGATGCGGTCGCTGTGGGCCGGTCACGCCGAGCCGCGCGCCTGA
- a CDS encoding polysaccharide deacetylase family protein, which translates to MARGTAVAVVAAGVAAGAAGFRALVKSRRWHLYGRALRRVPAGRRVAALTLDDGPYPEHCHEILDVLRRRRVRATFFLVGRDVEAHPELVAAIRADGHELANHSYSHRRMLFMRADTIATEIRRTDDALRRAGQTGPILFRPPNCAKLLGLPRHLHRTGRPMVTWDVEPETAPGPAADAGVIVARTLAGVRPGSLILLHPMDQANAATRAALPGIVDGLLEQGFDLVTVSELIAEAGRAQARGSA; encoded by the coding sequence ATGGCTCGGGGGACAGCAGTCGCGGTGGTGGCCGCCGGGGTCGCGGCCGGCGCCGCGGGCTTCCGGGCGCTCGTCAAATCGCGTCGCTGGCATCTCTACGGTCGCGCCCTGCGCCGGGTGCCGGCCGGGCGCCGGGTGGCCGCCCTGACCCTGGACGACGGGCCGTATCCGGAGCACTGCCACGAGATCCTCGACGTGCTGCGCCGGCGGCGGGTACGGGCCACCTTCTTCCTGGTCGGCCGGGACGTCGAGGCGCACCCGGAACTCGTCGCCGCGATCCGGGCCGACGGTCACGAGCTGGCCAACCACAGCTACTCCCACCGCCGGATGCTGTTCATGCGAGCGGACACCATCGCCACGGAGATCCGGCGCACCGATGACGCGCTGCGCCGCGCCGGGCAGACCGGTCCGATCCTGTTCCGGCCGCCCAACTGCGCGAAGCTGCTGGGACTGCCGCGCCACCTGCACCGCACCGGCCGCCCCATGGTCACCTGGGATGTCGAGCCGGAGACCGCGCCGGGTCCCGCGGCGGACGCCGGCGTCATCGTCGCCCGGACCCTGGCCGGCGTACGGCCCGGATCGCTGATCCTGCTGCACCCGATGGACCAGGCCAACGCCGCCACCCGGGCCGCGCTGCCCGGCATCGTCGACGGCCTGCTGGAACAGGGCTTCGATCTGGTCACCGTCTCGGAGCTGATCGCTGAGGCGGGCCGGGCTCAGGCGCGCGGCTCGGCGTGA
- a CDS encoding ATP-binding cassette domain-containing protein, whose product MRLEAEKLGHSFGDVVIFQDVSFAIDSGEMVALRGPSGSGKSTLLSILSGSVTPTRGRVIRAGDCRVGWVFQNPHGVSRRTVLDHVVLPLLARGARRAEAERTARGVLAEFRLGELTDSPFRSLSGGEAQRLMLARALTSSPDLLLVDEPTAQLDPVSAATVVQVLGSLRDRGVMVLVATHDDRVGEACTRSIHMGNR is encoded by the coding sequence ATGCGACTAGAAGCCGAGAAGCTCGGCCACAGCTTCGGCGATGTGGTGATCTTCCAGGACGTCAGCTTCGCGATCGACTCCGGCGAGATGGTCGCGCTGCGCGGCCCCTCCGGCTCGGGCAAGAGCACGCTGCTGAGCATCCTGTCCGGTTCGGTGACGCCCACCCGGGGACGGGTGATCCGGGCCGGCGACTGTCGCGTCGGCTGGGTCTTCCAGAATCCGCACGGGGTCTCCCGCCGTACCGTGCTCGACCATGTGGTCCTGCCGTTGCTGGCCCGAGGCGCGCGGCGCGCCGAGGCCGAGCGCACCGCGCGGGGCGTGCTCGCGGAGTTCCGCCTCGGCGAGCTCACCGACAGCCCGTTCCGGTCGCTGTCCGGCGGCGAGGCGCAGCGCCTGATGCTCGCCCGGGCCCTGACCTCGTCGCCGGACCTGCTCCTCGTCGACGAGCCGACCGCCCAGCTCGACCCGGTCAGCGCCGCCACCGTCGTGCAGGTGCTCGGCAGCCTCCGGGACAGGGGCGTGATGGTCCTCGTGGCGACCCACGACGACCGGGTCGGCGAAGCCTGCACCAGAAGCATTCACATGGGGAACCGATGA
- a CDS encoding SigE family RNA polymerase sigma factor has protein sequence MRDDAFRAYFERHHASLSRLAYLMTGEAGVADDLAADALTEVWRHWDRVQAADDPAAYGHGILMNLARQWVRRRGRERLLTFGLSGRTAAGGDVPAVLDVRSALRKLPHRRRACVVLRYAFDLSEREVAATLGISVGAVKSATSRGAKQLADLLGGAVTRIDGWEAAR, from the coding sequence ATGCGCGACGACGCGTTCCGCGCGTATTTCGAGCGGCACCATGCGTCGCTGTCGCGGCTGGCCTATCTCATGACCGGGGAGGCGGGCGTCGCCGACGACCTGGCCGCGGACGCGCTCACCGAGGTGTGGCGGCACTGGGACCGGGTGCAGGCGGCGGACGACCCGGCCGCGTACGGCCACGGCATCCTGATGAACCTGGCCCGCCAGTGGGTGCGCCGCCGCGGCCGGGAGCGCCTGCTCACCTTCGGCTTGTCCGGCCGTACGGCGGCCGGCGGTGACGTGCCCGCCGTCCTGGACGTCCGCAGCGCCCTGCGCAAGCTCCCGCACCGCCGGCGCGCCTGCGTAGTCTTGCGGTACGCGTTCGACCTGTCCGAGCGCGAGGTCGCCGCGACGCTGGGCATCTCCGTCGGGGCGGTGAAGAGCGCCACCTCTCGGGGCGCGAAACAGCTGGCCGACCTGCTGGGCGGGGCGGTCACCCGGATCGACGGCTGGGAGGCGGCCCGATGA
- a CDS encoding ATP-binding cassette domain-containing protein, protein MDETPVRHAADSHDLIRVHGARVNNLKDVSVEIPKRRLTAFTGVSGSGKSSLVFGTIAAESQRMINETYSAFVQGFMPALARPEVDVLEGLTTAIVVDQERMGADPRSTVGTATDANAMLRILFSRLARPHIGSPQAYSFNVASISGAGAVTLDKGGVTTRERRSFRITGGMCPRCEGRGAVTDFDLTALYDERKSLNEGALTIPGYSMDGWYGRIFRGSGFFDPDKPIREYTERELHDLLHREPAKIKVDGINLTYAGLIPSIQKSFLAKDREAMQPHIRAFVDRAITFTTCPDCDGTRLNEGARSSKIKGVNIADVCRMQISDLAEWVRALDEPSVAPLLAKLQHTLDSFIEIGLGYLSLDRPAGTLSGGEAQRTKMIRHLGSSLTDVTYVFDEPTIGLHPHDIQRMNQLLRQLRDKGNTVLVVEHKPEAIAIADHVVDLGPGAGANGGEIVYQGSLAGLRASGTLTGRHMDDRAALKPDVRKPAGFLPVRGAATHNLRDVDVDIPLGVLVVVTGVAGSGKSSLIHGSVAGRDGVVAVDQGAIRGSRRSNPATYTGLLEPIRKQFAKANGVKPALFSANSEGACPNCNGAGVIYTDLAMMAGVATTCEVCEGRRFDASVLEYRVGGRDISEVLAMPVTEAVEFFAAGEARNPAAHRILQRLADVGLGYLTLGQPLSTLSGGERQRVKLAVHMGEEGGVFVLDEPTTGLHLADVAQLLGLLDRLVDAGRSVIVIEHHQAVMAHADWIIDLGPGAGHDGGRVVFEGTPADLVADRSTLTGEHLAAYVGA, encoded by the coding sequence ATGGATGAGACGCCGGTGCGGCACGCCGCCGACAGCCACGATCTGATCCGCGTGCACGGCGCGCGGGTGAACAACCTCAAGGACGTCAGCGTCGAGATTCCCAAGCGCCGGCTGACCGCCTTCACCGGCGTCTCCGGCTCCGGCAAGAGCTCGCTGGTCTTCGGCACCATCGCCGCCGAGTCGCAGCGGATGATCAACGAGACGTACAGCGCGTTCGTGCAGGGCTTCATGCCCGCCCTGGCCCGGCCCGAGGTGGACGTGCTGGAGGGCCTGACCACGGCGATCGTGGTGGACCAGGAGCGGATGGGCGCCGACCCGCGCTCCACGGTCGGCACCGCCACCGACGCCAACGCCATGCTGCGGATCCTGTTCAGCCGGCTCGCCCGGCCGCACATCGGCTCGCCGCAGGCGTACTCGTTCAACGTCGCCTCGATCTCCGGCGCCGGCGCGGTCACCCTCGACAAGGGCGGGGTCACCACCCGGGAACGGCGCAGTTTCCGCATCACCGGCGGCATGTGCCCGCGGTGCGAGGGCCGCGGCGCGGTCACCGACTTCGACCTGACCGCGCTGTACGACGAGCGGAAGTCGCTCAACGAGGGCGCGCTCACCATCCCCGGGTACAGCATGGACGGCTGGTACGGCCGGATCTTCCGGGGCAGCGGCTTCTTCGATCCGGACAAGCCGATCCGCGAGTACACCGAGCGGGAGCTGCACGACCTGCTGCACCGGGAGCCGGCCAAGATCAAGGTCGACGGCATCAACCTGACGTACGCCGGCCTGATCCCGTCGATCCAGAAGTCCTTCCTGGCCAAGGACCGGGAGGCGATGCAGCCGCACATCCGCGCCTTCGTCGACCGGGCCATCACGTTCACCACCTGCCCGGACTGCGACGGCACCCGGCTCAACGAGGGCGCCCGCTCGTCGAAGATCAAGGGCGTCAACATCGCCGACGTCTGCCGGATGCAGATCAGTGACCTGGCCGAGTGGGTGCGCGCCCTCGACGAGCCCTCGGTCGCCCCGCTGCTGGCGAAACTCCAGCACACCCTGGACTCGTTCATCGAGATCGGACTGGGCTACCTGTCCCTGGACCGCCCGGCGGGCACCCTCTCCGGCGGCGAGGCACAGCGCACCAAGATGATCCGGCACCTCGGCTCGTCGCTGACCGACGTCACCTACGTCTTCGACGAACCCACCATCGGGCTGCACCCGCACGACATCCAGCGGATGAACCAGCTGCTGCGGCAGCTGCGGGACAAGGGCAACACGGTGCTGGTGGTGGAACACAAGCCGGAGGCGATCGCGATCGCCGACCACGTCGTCGACCTCGGCCCGGGCGCCGGCGCGAACGGCGGCGAGATCGTCTACCAGGGCAGCCTGGCGGGGCTGCGGGCGAGCGGCACGCTGACCGGGCGGCACATGGACGACCGGGCGGCGCTCAAACCCGACGTACGCAAGCCGGCCGGCTTCCTCCCCGTGCGCGGCGCCGCCACCCACAATCTGCGCGACGTCGACGTGGACATTCCGCTCGGCGTGCTCGTCGTGGTCACCGGTGTGGCCGGGTCCGGCAAGAGCTCCCTGATCCACGGCTCGGTGGCCGGGCGTGACGGCGTGGTGGCGGTCGATCAGGGCGCGATCCGGGGATCGCGGCGCAGCAACCCGGCGACGTACACCGGCCTGCTGGAACCGATCCGCAAACAGTTCGCCAAGGCCAACGGGGTGAAGCCGGCGCTGTTCAGCGCCAACTCCGAGGGCGCCTGCCCGAACTGCAACGGCGCCGGGGTGATCTACACCGATCTCGCGATGATGGCCGGGGTGGCCACCACCTGCGAGGTGTGCGAGGGGCGGCGGTTCGACGCGTCCGTGCTGGAGTACCGGGTCGGTGGCCGGGACATCAGCGAGGTGCTGGCGATGCCGGTCACCGAGGCGGTGGAGTTCTTCGCCGCGGGGGAGGCCCGCAACCCGGCCGCGCACCGGATCCTTCAGCGGCTCGCCGACGTCGGCCTCGGCTACCTCACCCTGGGCCAGCCCCTGTCCACCCTCTCCGGCGGCGAACGGCAGCGGGTCAAGCTGGCCGTGCACATGGGCGAGGAGGGCGGCGTCTTCGTCCTCGACGAGCCGACCACCGGGCTGCACCTGGCCGATGTGGCGCAACTGCTCGGCCTGCTGGACCGGCTGGTCGACGCCGGGCGCTCGGTCATCGTCATCGAGCACCACCAGGCCGTGATGGCGCACGCCGACTGGATCATCGACCTGGGGCCGGGCGCCGGCCACGACGGCGGCCGTGTCGTGTTCGAGGGCACCCCGGCCGACCTGGTCGCCGACCGGTCGACGCTGACCGGGGAACATCTGGCCGCGTACGTCGGAGCCTGA